In the genome of Misgurnus anguillicaudatus chromosome 11, ASM2758022v2, whole genome shotgun sequence, one region contains:
- the ckba gene encoding creatine kinase, brain a isoform X2, which translates to MGQLNTKRRRLSAEDEYPDLSEHCNHMAKVLTLDMYKHLYKRSTPSGFTIDKVIQTGVDNPGHPYIMTVGCAAGDEETYEVFKELLDPVIRDRHGGYKPTDKHKTDLNPNHLKGGDDLDPNYVLSSRVRTGRSIRGFCLPPHCSRGERRAVEKLSVEALSVLSGDLSGKYYALKNMTEAEQQQLIDDHFLFDKPVSPLLLASGMARDWPDARGIWHNDNKTFLVWVNEEDHLRVISMQKGGNMKEVFTRFCTGLTKIEELFKNKKHEFMWNEHLGYVLTCPSNLGTGLRAGVHVKLPNLSKNKKFEEVLKKLRLQKRGTGGVDTAAVGGTFDISNADRLGFSEVELVQMVVDGVKLLIEMEKRLEKGQAIDDLVPAQK; encoded by the exons ATGGGCCAGCT caATACTAAACGCAGGCGACTGTCAGCTGAGGATGAGTATCCAGACCTCAGCGAGCACTGCAACCACATGGCCAAGGTCCTCACTCTGGATATGTACAAGCATCTCTACAAGCGCTCTACACCGAGTGGCTTTACCATAGATAAAGTCATTCAGACCGGTGTGGATAATCCTG GCCACCCCTACATTATGACTGTGGGATGCGCGGCTGGAGATGAAGAGACCTATGAGGTGTTTAAAGAGCTGCTGGACCCTGTCATTAGGGACAGGCATGGAGGATACAAGCCCACAGATAAACACAAGACGGACCTTAACCCAAATCACCTCAAG GGTGGCGATGACCTGGACCCCAATTATGTGCTTAGCTCTCGCGTCAGAACGGGCCGGAGCATACGAGGTTTCTGCCTGCCGCCCCACTGCAGTCGCGGAGAGAGGAGAGCTGTTGAGAAACTCTCTGTGGAAG CTCTGAGTGTTTTGTCTGGGGATCTCAGTGGGAAATACTACGCCCTAAAGAACATGACAGAAGCTGAGCAACAGCAGCTCATCGATGACCATTTCCTGTTTGACAAGCCTGTATCTCCCCTGCTGTTGGCCTCAGGGATGGCTCGTGATTGGCCGGACGCCAGGGGCATCTG GCATAATGATAACAAGACTTTCCTTGTGTGGGTGAATGAGGAAGACCACCTACGTGTCATTTCTATGCAGAAAGGCGGCAACATGAAAGAGGTCTTCACCCGTTTCTGCACAGGTCTTACCAAG ATTGAGGAgctgtttaaaaacaaaaaacacgaGTTCATGTGGAACGAGCATCTTGGCTACGTCCTTACCTGCCCATCCAATCTCGGTACGGGTCTGCGTGCCGGAGTACACGTCAAACTGCCTAATCTCAGCAAGAACAAGAAGTTCGAAGAGGTCCTTAAGAAACTGAGACTGCAGAAACGTGGAACAG GTGGTGTGGACACCGCTGCTGTGGGTGGCACTTTTGACATCTCTAATGCTGACCGACTGGGCTTCTCTGAAGTCGAGCTGGTGCAGATGGTAGTAGATGGAGTCAAATTGCTGATCGAAATGGAGAAACGGCTGGAGAAAGGCCAGGCCATTGATGACCTCGTGCCTGCCCAGAAGTAA
- the ckba gene encoding creatine kinase, brain a isoform X1 codes for MPFGNTHNQLKMKYTSEQEYPDLSKHNNHMAKVLTPALYEKLRSKQTPSGFTLDDLIQTGIDNPGHPYIMTVGCAAGDEETYEVFKELLDPVIRDRHGGYKPTDKHKTDLNPNHLKGGDDLDPNYVLSSRVRTGRSIRGFCLPPHCSRGERRAVEKLSVEALSVLSGDLSGKYYALKNMTEAEQQQLIDDHFLFDKPVSPLLLASGMARDWPDARGIWHNDNKTFLVWVNEEDHLRVISMQKGGNMKEVFTRFCTGLTKIEELFKNKKHEFMWNEHLGYVLTCPSNLGTGLRAGVHVKLPNLSKNKKFEEVLKKLRLQKRGTGGVDTAAVGGTFDISNADRLGFSEVELVQMVVDGVKLLIEMEKRLEKGQAIDDLVPAQK; via the exons ATGCCTTTCGGAAACACCCACAACCAGCTGAAGATGAAGTACACCTCAGAGCAGGAATATCCCGATCTCAGCAAGCACAACAACCATATGGCCAAAGTGCTCACTCCAGCCCTGTATGAGAAGTTGCGCTCTAAACAGACGCCCAGTGGATTTACTCTGGATGATTTGATCCAGACCGGTATTGATAACCCAG GCCACCCCTACATTATGACTGTGGGATGCGCGGCTGGAGATGAAGAGACCTATGAGGTGTTTAAAGAGCTGCTGGACCCTGTCATTAGGGACAGGCATGGAGGATACAAGCCCACAGATAAACACAAGACGGACCTTAACCCAAATCACCTCAAG GGTGGCGATGACCTGGACCCCAATTATGTGCTTAGCTCTCGCGTCAGAACGGGCCGGAGCATACGAGGTTTCTGCCTGCCGCCCCACTGCAGTCGCGGAGAGAGGAGAGCTGTTGAGAAACTCTCTGTGGAAG CTCTGAGTGTTTTGTCTGGGGATCTCAGTGGGAAATACTACGCCCTAAAGAACATGACAGAAGCTGAGCAACAGCAGCTCATCGATGACCATTTCCTGTTTGACAAGCCTGTATCTCCCCTGCTGTTGGCCTCAGGGATGGCTCGTGATTGGCCGGACGCCAGGGGCATCTG GCATAATGATAACAAGACTTTCCTTGTGTGGGTGAATGAGGAAGACCACCTACGTGTCATTTCTATGCAGAAAGGCGGCAACATGAAAGAGGTCTTCACCCGTTTCTGCACAGGTCTTACCAAG ATTGAGGAgctgtttaaaaacaaaaaacacgaGTTCATGTGGAACGAGCATCTTGGCTACGTCCTTACCTGCCCATCCAATCTCGGTACGGGTCTGCGTGCCGGAGTACACGTCAAACTGCCTAATCTCAGCAAGAACAAGAAGTTCGAAGAGGTCCTTAAGAAACTGAGACTGCAGAAACGTGGAACAG GTGGTGTGGACACCGCTGCTGTGGGTGGCACTTTTGACATCTCTAATGCTGACCGACTGGGCTTCTCTGAAGTCGAGCTGGTGCAGATGGTAGTAGATGGAGTCAAATTGCTGATCGAAATGGAGAAACGGCTGGAGAAAGGCCAGGCCATTGATGACCTCGTGCCTGCCCAGAAGTAA
- the trmt61a gene encoding tRNA (adenine(58)-N(1))-methyltransferase catalytic subunit TRMT61A, translated as MSFVEYSEFVQEGDVVIIFMGHDSMMPVKVQSGAQTQTRFGVIRHSTDLIGQRFGSKVTCSKGGWVYVLHPTPELWTVNLPHRTQILYTTDIANITLMLELKPGSVVCESGTGSGSLSHAILRTIAPTGHLHTVEFHAQRAEKAVEEFKEHKVSHLVTVRNQDVCKEGFGVTGVADAVFLDIPSPWEAVIHAKRAMKRKGGRLCSFSPCIEQVQRTCEALLDHGFEEICTLEVLLRVHDVRTVTLPLPDFGPEDNSTDSTQMMSNVGQEEVPNTGNTSVVCRTATAPREMAGHTGYLTFATKPRD; from the exons ATGAGTTTTGTGGAATACTCTGAGTTCGTCCAGGAAGGGGATGTTGTCATCATCTTCATGGGTCATGATTCAATGATGCCGGTGAAAGTTCAGTCTGGGGCTCAGACGCAGACCCGCTTTGGGGTCATCCGGCATTCCACTGACCTGATTGGGCAACGATTCGGTTCCAAAGTGACTTGTAGTAAGGGTGGTTGGGTTTACGTGCTGCACCCTACGCCAGAGCTCTGGACTGTAAACCTGCCCCACCGAACACAGATCCTCTACACTACAGACATTGCCAATATAACACTGATGCTGGAGCTCAAACCGGGCTCTGTCGTCTGTGAGTCAG GTACCGGTAGCGGCTCTCTGTCTCATGCTATTCTGCGGACCATTGCTCCCACCGGCCACCTGCACACGGTGGAGTTTCATGCTCAACGGGCCGAGAAGGCCGTCGAGGAGTTCAAGGAGCACAAAGTGTCTCACCTTGTTACCGTTAGAAACCAGGACGTGTGCAAGGAGGGCTTCGGTGTCACAGGTGTAGCTGATGCAGTCTTTTTAGACATCCCATCTCCATGGGAGGCAGTCATACATGCCAAGAGGGCCATGAAACGCAAGG GAGGACGTCTGTGTTCCTTCTCACCGTGTATAGAGCAGGTCCAGAGGACTTGTGAGGCATTGCTGGACCATGGTTTTGAGGAGATCTGCACGTTAGAAGTTCTGCTGCGGGTTCATGATGTTCGTACCGTCACTTTGCCTCTTCCAGACTTTGGCCCTGAAGATAACTCGACTGACAGTACCCAGATGATGTCAAATGTCGGTCAAGAGGAGGTCCCAAACACTGGAAACACCTCTGTGGTCTGTCGGACTGCCACAGCCCCAAGAGAAATGGCAGGGCACACGGGATACCTCACGTTTGCTACCAAACCCCGGGACTAA